Proteins encoded in a region of the Benincasa hispida cultivar B227 chromosome 2, ASM972705v1, whole genome shotgun sequence genome:
- the LOC120072027 gene encoding uncharacterized mitochondrial protein AtMg00810-like, with protein MGSIIFLLVYVDDIIITSNNPKLIEQLIGTLAVQFALKDLGQLWYFLGIQVHYLESGLLINQSKYVDDLLQKFQMTDVKPMSSPSVQGRKLSKNDGQPISNAYIYRSTIGALQYLTHTQTDITYAVNQLSQFLQTPTNVHWKSVAAYCTFVRNNIVSWSSKKQMVVARSNTESEYRALAHATSEVLWLQQLLSEMGLKTNARPTI; from the exons ATGGGATCAATAATCTTTCTACTTGTTTATGTTGACGACATCATCATCACAAGTAACAATCCTAAACTAATAGAGCAACTCATTGGAACTCTTGCTGTTCAATTTGCACTTAAGGATTTGGGACAACTTTGGTACTTCCTGGGCATACAAGTTCATTACTTAGAGTCTGGTCTTCTGATAAATCAATCCAAGTATGTGGATGATCTGTTGCAAAAATTTCAAATGACTGATGTGAAACCAATGTCATCACCAAGTGTACAAGGCAGAAAACTATCCAAGAACGATGGACAGCCCATCTCTAATGCATACATATATCGTAGCACCATAGGCGCTCTTCAATACCTAACACACACACAAACGGACATCACCTATGCAGTCAACCAGCTGAGTCAATTCCTTCAAACACCAACTAATGTACACTG GAAGTCGGTTGCTGCCTACTGCACATTTGTAAGGAATAACATTGTCTCATGGTCATCAAAGAAGCAAATGGTCGTTGCACGATCGAATACAGAATCTGAATACAGGGCACTAGCTCATGCTACATCCGAAGTCCTCTGGCTTCAACAACTACTCAGTGAGATGGGATTAAAAACAAATGCTCGACCGACCATATAG